The following proteins are co-located in the Microcystis wesenbergii NRERC-220 genome:
- a CDS encoding LysR family transcriptional regulator — protein sequence MIQATLHQLRVFEATARHSSFTKAAEELFITQPTVSTQVKQLTKAVGLPLFEQIGKRLFLTEAGQELLFTCQEIFNKLDNFQMKVADIKGTRQGKLTLGVITTAKYFVPRLLGAFCQQYPGIDIALQVTNHQKLQERMLNNEDDLYILSQPPEEVELCSQSFLENPLVVVARRDHPLVGQKNLPLECLNQQPFIMRESGSGTRQAVQKLFNLHDIKVKVRLELGSNEAIKQAISGGLGLSVLSKHTLISEGENGELAILDLEHFPIQRDWYVCYLAGKQLSVIADAFLKYLLEASQTIPIHAPLKNGHSLLMSH from the coding sequence TTGATACAGGCAACCCTGCACCAGTTAAGGGTTTTTGAGGCTACCGCTCGACACAGTAGCTTTACCAAGGCGGCCGAGGAGTTATTTATCACTCAACCTACCGTCTCAACCCAAGTCAAACAACTCACAAAAGCCGTGGGTTTACCGCTATTCGAGCAAATTGGCAAACGTTTATTTTTAACCGAAGCGGGTCAGGAATTACTGTTCACCTGTCAAGAGATTTTTAATAAATTGGACAACTTTCAAATGAAAGTGGCCGATATTAAGGGAACTAGACAGGGAAAGCTGACTTTAGGCGTAATTACTACCGCTAAATACTTTGTGCCGCGATTACTGGGGGCATTCTGTCAACAGTATCCCGGTATTGACATTGCCCTGCAAGTGACTAATCATCAGAAACTGCAAGAGCGAATGTTAAATAACGAGGATGACCTCTATATTCTCAGTCAACCCCCGGAAGAAGTGGAACTTTGTTCTCAGTCTTTTCTGGAAAATCCCCTAGTGGTGGTGGCGCGACGAGATCATCCTTTGGTAGGCCAGAAAAATCTCCCCCTTGAGTGCCTCAACCAGCAACCTTTTATTATGCGCGAATCGGGATCTGGAACCCGCCAAGCGGTACAAAAATTATTTAATCTCCACGATATTAAAGTTAAGGTGCGCTTGGAATTAGGCAGTAACGAAGCGATTAAACAGGCTATTTCCGGCGGTTTAGGGCTATCGGTACTATCTAAGCACACTCTCATCTCGGAAGGGGAAAACGGCGAATTAGCCATCCTCGACTTGGAACATTTTCCGATTCAGCGCGATTGGTACGTTTGTTACCTGGCCGGAAAACAACTTTCCGTGATTGCCGATGCTTTTTTAAAATACCTGCTGGAAGCTAGTCAAACCATCCCCATTCATGCCCCGTTAAAAAATGGTCACAGCTTATTAATGAGCCATTAA
- a CDS encoding carbonic anhydrase: MFNTSRRQLIRYGGGFLGTSLAATVLGSQLSKTNAQTAVNSQPWLTAQNQGLNPDQALTMLMEGNQRFWERRKKSPNRDQARLTEVAESQAPFAAILGCADSRVPAEIVFDQGLGDLFVCRVAGNLATSEEIGSLEFGTLVLGAKVIVVLGHSRCGAVKATIEGGRFPGQIGRLIDGLQVGVDRSEKQPGSDKLERAIKSNVVYQVEKLGKSPVMGDLVDKKQLKIVGAYYDLDTGKVSLI; this comes from the coding sequence ATGTTCAATACCTCTCGTCGCCAATTAATCCGTTATGGGGGTGGTTTTTTGGGAACCAGTCTAGCCGCCACTGTTTTGGGTTCTCAGTTGTCCAAAACTAACGCCCAAACCGCCGTTAATTCCCAGCCATGGCTAACGGCTCAAAATCAAGGATTGAACCCAGACCAGGCCTTAACTATGCTCATGGAAGGCAATCAACGTTTCTGGGAACGAAGAAAAAAAAGTCCTAACCGCGATCAAGCTCGACTCACAGAAGTGGCCGAAAGTCAAGCCCCTTTTGCGGCAATTTTGGGCTGTGCCGATTCTCGCGTGCCGGCAGAAATTGTTTTTGATCAAGGATTAGGAGATCTATTTGTTTGTCGGGTAGCGGGAAATTTAGCCACTTCCGAAGAAATTGGTAGCCTCGAATTCGGCACGTTGGTGTTAGGAGCTAAGGTAATTGTTGTCCTCGGCCATTCTCGTTGTGGAGCGGTAAAAGCCACCATTGAAGGCGGTCGTTTTCCCGGACAAATCGGTCGTTTAATCGATGGCCTACAGGTGGGAGTTGATCGGTCTGAAAAACAACCCGGTTCCGACAAACTTGAGCGAGCAATTAAATCCAATGTTGTCTATCAAGTAGAGAAATTGGGCAAGTCCCCGGTCATGGGTGATTTAGTAGATAAAAAACAATTAAAAATTGTTGGAGCCTACTACGATCTCGATACCGGCAAAGTGAGTTTAATTTAG
- a CDS encoding CO2 hydration protein, with protein sequence MTGTLIKAKIPPSTHEFANIIHRLEAGGSMLPDTPENLMQIIGIYKAYAVPMDFYWRDLLYIAERVFLDPLPFFKYFLPQEYLDLQNHYAGDNADLRIWRGTGSAHPELLEFMDKGKTRKMPRLIHHLWHDRVNMEFAEACMQAMLWHGRDMGWGLFDAYLDSEEYRQNADRAIKAYFKKNPVMMKLYDLFPDMFLEQVRMMSYYSNLGLFWEVMAPVFFEMSDIYDEGGFKGVPDAMNFLVNGIFAIAGRPIYHHVYIDGQCYEIIPKSKAFTWLYEAALPYVEAVFYRTAPFRGTKSYNAQAKQVPYEQKDFHYGILYADVFPVGTAGIPPTLLMDDMYHFLPQYLIDYYQQHCRGEDDILIQLGISFQRSMYNVTSAVIQALRTALLYPLDDPNPKHLLKNRQFFEAQMDRFKRPEARLRDIQSPNYR encoded by the coding sequence ATGACTGGGACATTAATCAAAGCCAAAATTCCCCCTTCTACTCACGAATTTGCCAACATTATCCACCGTTTAGAAGCCGGTGGCTCCATGTTGCCGGATACTCCCGAAAACCTGATGCAAATTATCGGCATTTATAAAGCTTATGCCGTGCCGATGGATTTTTATTGGCGAGATCTGCTCTATATTGCCGAACGAGTTTTCCTCGATCCTTTGCCCTTTTTTAAATATTTTCTGCCCCAAGAATACCTAGACCTACAAAATCATTACGCTGGCGATAATGCCGATTTACGCATCTGGCGCGGTACGGGTTCCGCTCACCCTGAATTGTTAGAATTCATGGATAAAGGTAAAACCAGAAAAATGCCCAGATTAATCCATCACCTCTGGCATGACCGCGTTAATATGGAATTTGCCGAAGCTTGTATGCAAGCCATGTTGTGGCATGGCCGCGATATGGGTTGGGGTTTATTTGATGCCTATCTTGATTCAGAAGAATATCGCCAAAATGCCGACCGCGCTATTAAGGCCTATTTCAAGAAAAACCCCGTGATGATGAAACTTTATGACCTGTTCCCCGATATGTTCTTGGAACAGGTGCGGATGATGTCCTACTACTCTAATTTAGGACTATTCTGGGAAGTGATGGCCCCGGTATTTTTCGAGATGTCCGATATCTACGATGAAGGCGGCTTTAAAGGTGTTCCTGATGCCATGAATTTCCTCGTTAATGGTATTTTTGCCATCGCCGGCCGTCCAATTTACCATCACGTTTATATTGATGGTCAATGCTACGAAATTATCCCCAAATCAAAGGCTTTTACTTGGCTTTATGAAGCGGCTTTACCCTATGTAGAAGCGGTCTTTTATCGTACTGCTCCCTTCCGGGGTACAAAGTCCTATAATGCCCAAGCCAAACAGGTTCCCTACGAACAAAAAGACTTTCACTATGGCATTCTTTACGCGGATGTTTTCCCCGTGGGTACTGCGGGAATTCCTCCCACTTTGTTAATGGATGATATGTATCATTTTTTACCCCAATATCTGATCGATTACTATCAGCAACACTGCCGGGGGGAAGACGATATTTTGATTCAATTGGGTATTAGTTTCCAGCGATCGATGTATAATGTGACTTCGGCAGTTATTCAAGCTCTACGCACTGCTTTACTCTATCCCCTCGACGATCCTAATCCCAAACATTTACTTAAAAATCGTCAATTCTTTGAGGCACAAATGGACAGATTTAAACGCCCCGAAGCGCGTCTTAGAGATATCCAAAGTCCTAATTATCGTTAA
- the mltA gene encoding murein transglycosylase A, with the protein MKHLLTLIPLSLGLIALTPANLPLERLEISQLGTSTGYDERLLTDKKTLLQAIDHSLRYLNSSAAIRAYQNYPIPEITRQRVQRSLVRFRQLVQNSPTPAALQNAVKKEFIWYRSLGNDSQGNVKFTGYFEPIYQASRQQTAEYKYPLYRRPSNFSRWSKPHPARVELEGKDGLLGENSRLAGYELVWLKDRLEAYLVHVQGSAKLRLPNGQIMSIGFDGNTEHPYTSLGKEMIADGIFSAEGLTLPMVLDFLRSNPDQLKNYIPRNNRFIFFRETHGAPATGSIGVPVLPERSIATDKSIFPPGALAVIETEIPQENLNKKLVSRYVLDQDTGSAIKGTGRVDIFMGTGKNAGERAGLINTPGQLYYLLLRE; encoded by the coding sequence ATGAAACACCTTTTGACACTCATCCCCCTCAGCTTGGGATTAATTGCCCTCACCCCCGCAAATTTGCCCCTAGAACGCCTTGAAATCTCACAATTAGGAACATCTACGGGATACGATGAACGACTGCTAACGGACAAAAAAACCCTCCTACAAGCGATCGATCATAGTTTACGTTATCTGAATAGCTCGGCAGCGATCCGCGCCTATCAAAATTATCCTATTCCTGAAATAACTCGTCAGCGAGTGCAGCGTTCCTTAGTCCGTTTTCGTCAATTAGTGCAGAATTCTCCCACTCCCGCAGCTCTACAAAATGCAGTTAAAAAAGAATTTATTTGGTATCGTTCTTTGGGTAATGATAGCCAGGGAAATGTTAAATTTACTGGTTATTTTGAGCCAATTTATCAAGCAAGTCGGCAACAAACCGCCGAGTATAAATATCCTCTCTATCGCCGACCTTCTAACTTTTCTCGCTGGTCTAAACCCCATCCAGCTAGGGTAGAATTAGAGGGAAAAGATGGTTTACTGGGGGAAAATAGCCGTCTAGCGGGATACGAATTAGTCTGGTTAAAAGATCGCTTAGAAGCTTATTTAGTTCATGTGCAAGGTTCGGCAAAATTACGTTTACCGAATGGTCAAATTATGAGCATCGGTTTTGATGGCAATACCGAGCATCCCTACACAAGTCTGGGAAAAGAAATGATTGCCGATGGTATTTTTTCCGCCGAGGGTTTAACCTTACCAATGGTTTTAGATTTTCTCAGAAGTAATCCCGATCAATTAAAAAATTATATTCCCCGCAATAATCGGTTTATTTTCTTTCGAGAAACCCACGGCGCACCGGCCACTGGTAGTATTGGAGTTCCGGTTTTACCAGAAAGATCGATCGCTACAGATAAAAGTATTTTTCCCCCCGGTGCTTTAGCAGTAATTGAGACAGAAATTCCCCAGGAAAATCTTAATAAAAAATTAGTTAGTCGCTATGTTCTCGATCAAGATACTGGCAGCGCGATTAAAGGTACTGGGAGGGTAGATATTTTTATGGGAACAGGAAAAAATGCTGGCGAGCGAGCCGGTTTAATTAATACTCCCGGTCAGTTATATTATTTATTATTGAGGGAATAG
- the grrM gene encoding cyclophane-forming radical SAM/SPASM peptide maturase GrrM/OscB, translating into MKKTINIDWSDCGPITLVVVQPTSFCNLNCDYCYLPDRHLKNTLSLDLIEPIFQRVFSSRFLQDNFTICWHAGEPLAVPISFYESAFAKIAEVSEKYNQQGYCFRHSVQTNATYINDAWCQLFKKHDVYVGVSIDGPAFIHDIHRQNRKGTGSHAATMRGISFLQKHEIDVSVIAVLTEDSLDYPDEIFNFFWDHGLTDVAFNMEETEGINSQSSLYKLGIEQRYRQFIARFWELVTAKQGEFKLREFESICSLIYTDERLENTDMNRPFMIVNFDNQGNFSTFDPELLSIKTQPYGDFIFGNVLTDSLESICETEKFKQIYADMRGGVDLCRQNCDYFGVCGGGAGSNKYWENGTFNSTDTKACLYRIKCITDIVLDRLENLLEV; encoded by the coding sequence ATGAAAAAAACCATAAATATAGATTGGTCGGATTGTGGTCCAATTACTTTAGTAGTCGTGCAACCCACCTCTTTTTGTAATCTCAATTGTGATTACTGTTATTTACCCGATCGCCATTTAAAAAATACCCTATCCTTAGATTTAATCGAGCCGATTTTTCAGAGGGTTTTTAGTAGTCGTTTTCTCCAAGATAATTTTACCATTTGCTGGCACGCCGGCGAACCCTTGGCAGTTCCCATCAGTTTTTATGAAAGTGCCTTTGCTAAAATTGCGGAGGTTAGCGAGAAATATAATCAGCAGGGTTACTGTTTTCGTCATTCGGTACAAACTAACGCCACTTATATTAACGATGCTTGGTGTCAATTATTTAAAAAGCATGATGTTTATGTGGGAGTCAGTATTGATGGACCGGCTTTTATTCACGATATCCACCGGCAAAACCGCAAGGGAACTGGCAGTCATGCTGCGACGATGCGGGGGATTTCTTTCTTGCAAAAACATGAAATTGATGTGAGTGTTATCGCTGTTTTAACAGAAGATTCCCTCGACTATCCCGACGAAATTTTTAACTTTTTTTGGGATCATGGTCTTACCGATGTGGCTTTTAATATGGAAGAAACCGAGGGAATTAATTCACAATCTTCCTTATATAAATTAGGCATTGAACAACGTTATCGCCAGTTTATTGCCAGATTTTGGGAGTTAGTCACGGCCAAACAAGGAGAATTTAAGCTGCGAGAATTTGAATCGATCTGTAGTTTGATTTATACGGATGAACGCTTAGAAAATACCGATATGAATCGACCTTTTATGATTGTCAATTTTGATAATCAAGGTAATTTTTCCACCTTTGATCCGGAATTACTATCGATTAAAACCCAACCCTACGGCGATTTTATCTTTGGTAATGTTTTGACCGATTCTCTGGAATCTATCTGTGAAACCGAGAAATTTAAACAAATTTACGCTGATATGCGCGGTGGAGTCGATTTATGTCGGCAAAACTGCGATTATTTTGGGGTTTGTGGGGGTGGTGCCGGTAGTAACAAATATTGGGAAAATGGCACTTTCAACTCCACAGATACTAAAGCCTGTTTATACCGGATTAAGTGTATCACCGATATCGTTCTCGATCGCCTAGAAAATTTATTAGAAGTTTAG
- a CDS encoding NADH-quinone oxidoreductase subunit M — protein sequence MLSTLLWLPIIGAIIVGLFPDKFAPAKLRQITLFFVAAVFLWSLYLLTQYNLTSNGFQFSEYREWAKPIGLSYNLGVDGLSLPLIILNCFLTGIAIYSSEEKIERPRLYYILILLINAGVSGALMAKNLLLFIVFYELELIPFYLMIAIWGGEKRGYASIKFLLYTAVSGLLVLAAFLGIGFLNGGTFDYSSLSTADFSQKTQLLLLTLLLVGFGIKIPLVPLHTWLPDAYTEASPATAILLGGILAKLGTYGLVRFGLQLFPETWSLIAPGLAIIGVISVIYGALSAIAQKDIKRMVAYSSIGHMGYILVAAAAGTGLSVLGAVAQMISHGLILALLFYLVGIVERKAGTRDLDVLNGLMNPIRGLPLVSALLILAGMASAGIPGLVGFVAEFIVFQGSFSRFPVQTVLCIIASGLTAVYFVILLNRTCFGKLDNKLAYYPKVLKSETIPAFVLMVLIVFLGIQPNYLVRWIEPTTNSMVASLSGEAKPSFVFKKSSQKSSKTNWLNRGKYLSNS from the coding sequence ATGCTCAGTACCCTGCTTTGGTTGCCAATAATTGGAGCAATTATCGTCGGTCTTTTCCCCGATAAATTCGCCCCAGCAAAATTACGTCAAATTACCCTCTTTTTTGTTGCTGCCGTCTTCTTGTGGTCTTTATATCTGCTGACCCAATATAACTTAACCAGTAATGGCTTTCAATTTTCTGAATACCGCGAATGGGCAAAACCAATCGGTTTAAGTTATAACCTCGGAGTCGATGGTTTGTCCTTACCGTTAATTATTTTAAACTGTTTCTTGACAGGAATAGCTATCTATAGTAGCGAAGAAAAAATAGAGCGTCCCCGACTTTATTACATCCTAATCCTCCTGATTAACGCCGGGGTTTCTGGGGCATTAATGGCTAAAAACCTGCTGCTGTTCATCGTTTTCTATGAACTAGAATTAATCCCCTTTTATCTGATGATTGCTATCTGGGGAGGCGAAAAACGCGGCTATGCTTCGATTAAATTTCTTCTCTACACTGCTGTCTCCGGGTTATTAGTCCTAGCGGCATTTTTAGGCATAGGTTTCCTCAACGGTGGTACTTTTGACTATTCCTCCCTCTCCACCGCCGATTTCTCCCAAAAAACCCAGTTACTGCTCTTAACTCTGCTGTTAGTGGGATTTGGCATCAAAATTCCCCTCGTACCTCTCCATACTTGGCTACCGGATGCCTATACGGAAGCTTCCCCCGCTACAGCAATTTTATTAGGTGGTATCCTCGCTAAACTCGGTACTTATGGCTTAGTTCGCTTTGGTCTGCAATTATTCCCAGAAACTTGGTCTTTAATCGCCCCCGGACTGGCAATTATCGGCGTTATTAGCGTTATTTACGGGGCCTTGAGCGCTATTGCCCAAAAAGACATTAAACGCATGGTGGCCTACAGTTCGATCGGTCACATGGGCTATATACTGGTAGCAGCCGCGGCCGGCACGGGTTTAAGCGTCCTTGGTGCCGTCGCGCAGATGATTAGCCACGGTCTCATTCTCGCCCTCTTATTCTATCTGGTGGGCATCGTCGAACGCAAAGCCGGAACTAGAGATTTAGACGTTTTAAACGGTTTAATGAACCCAATTCGCGGTTTACCCCTGGTTAGCGCCCTATTAATTCTCGCCGGTATGGCCAGTGCTGGGATCCCCGGATTAGTGGGATTTGTGGCGGAATTTATCGTTTTTCAGGGTAGTTTTTCCCGTTTTCCCGTGCAGACGGTTCTCTGTATCATCGCTTCCGGTTTAACGGCGGTTTACTTTGTTATCCTGCTTAATCGCACCTGTTTTGGTAAATTGGATAATAAACTTGCCTACTATCCCAAAGTCTTGAAATCGGAAACTATCCCCGCTTTTGTCCTAATGGTATTAATCGTCTTTTTAGGTATTCAACCCAATTATTTAGTCCGTTGGATTGAACCCACCACTAACTCGATGGTTGCCAGCTTATCGGGGGAAGCAAAACCTAGTTTTGTCTTCAAAAAATCTTCGCAAAAGTCCTCAAAAACCAACTGGTTGAATCGGGGTAAATATTTGAGTAATAGTTAG
- a CDS encoding hemolysin family protein, translating to MDNQDLLTRLILVFLLIALNAFFVAAEFSLVSVRRTRVSQLVAAGDVPAQTVQSLQRSLDRLLSTTQLGITLSSLALGWIGESTMTVFVKKLLSFLPFSLNWQNLLSHGFSLCLAFLIVAYLQIVFGELYPKSLALIYAEPMARLLAAPIGVISRIFKPFIGILNQSTRFLLVLTRIPEVDLQRSNRVTSEELQLIISMEGELTGLEAAERKILNNVFQFSEITAAEIMVPHNRLIAIPSTATFEELLLQVVNSGYSCYPVAGDSGDDIRGLIDFKDLALPLAEGQLNLTTPIKPWLKPARFFPETTPLNELLTVMRESSLKMVIIVDEFGRTAGLLTLKDLIGEILGTFPPRDQSGTVEYQLLDESTFLVQAQMNLEDVNKALNLSLPLADEYQTLAGFVLHHWQKIPKVGEQLYYQNLEFTIISKVGPRLEQIKIYRQQPS from the coding sequence ATGGATAATCAGGATTTATTGACTCGTTTAATTTTAGTCTTTTTACTAATCGCGCTCAATGCTTTTTTCGTAGCGGCCGAATTTTCGCTTGTGTCTGTCCGTCGTACCCGCGTCAGTCAGCTAGTGGCTGCGGGAGATGTGCCAGCGCAGACGGTCCAATCTCTACAAAGAAGTCTCGATCGCTTACTTTCCACTACCCAATTAGGTATCACCCTTTCTAGTTTAGCTTTAGGTTGGATCGGGGAGAGTACCATGACCGTTTTTGTGAAGAAATTACTAAGTTTTTTACCCTTTTCTTTAAACTGGCAAAATCTTCTCTCCCATGGTTTCTCTCTTTGTCTAGCTTTTTTAATCGTTGCCTATCTCCAGATAGTTTTTGGGGAACTTTATCCCAAATCCCTAGCTTTAATTTATGCCGAACCGATGGCGCGATTATTAGCCGCACCTATTGGGGTTATTTCCAGGATTTTTAAGCCTTTTATCGGTATTCTGAACCAATCAACTCGTTTTTTATTGGTTTTAACCCGTATCCCCGAAGTGGATCTACAGCGTTCTAATCGGGTAACTTCCGAGGAATTACAATTAATTATCAGCATGGAAGGGGAATTAACGGGATTAGAAGCAGCGGAAAGGAAAATTTTAAATAATGTTTTCCAGTTTAGCGAAATCACTGCCGCAGAAATCATGGTTCCCCATAACCGCTTAATAGCTATTCCCTCGACCGCAACTTTTGAGGAATTACTGCTCCAAGTAGTTAACAGCGGCTATTCTTGTTATCCTGTGGCAGGAGATTCCGGTGATGATATCCGTGGTCTGATCGATTTTAAAGATTTAGCTTTACCCCTTGCCGAAGGTCAGTTAAATTTAACGACCCCGATTAAACCTTGGTTAAAACCTGCGCGTTTTTTCCCTGAAACCACTCCTTTAAATGAATTACTAACAGTGATGCGGGAATCATCCTTAAAGATGGTTATCATTGTCGATGAATTTGGCAGAACAGCCGGTTTATTAACCCTGAAAGATTTAATCGGCGAGATTCTAGGAACTTTTCCCCCTAGGGATCAATCAGGAACAGTGGAATATCAACTCCTCGATGAATCGACTTTTCTCGTACAAGCACAAATGAATTTAGAGGACGTGAACAAAGCATTAAATTTAAGTTTACCCTTGGCCGATGAATACCAAACCCTAGCTGGTTTTGTCCTCCATCATTGGCAAAAAATACCGAAGGTGGGAGAACAATTATATTACCAAAATTTAGAATTTACCATCATTTCTAAGGTCGGCCCTCGCTTGGAACAAATTAAGATTTATCGTCAACAACCATCCTAA
- a CDS encoding NAD(P)H-quinone oxidoreductase subunit F — translation MFESFSQTIWLVPLYAFAGALLALPWSPGIIRQTGPRPAGYLNLIMTCWAFLHSLFALLAVWGRPPQSIAFNWLNAADLSISLDVQISAVNIGALLLITGLNLAAQVYAIAYLEMDWGWARFYSLVALFEGGMCALVICNSLFFSYCVLEVLTLGTYLLIGFWFNQSLVVTGARDAFLTKRIGDLILLMGVVALLPLAGTWNFDQLAEWAATANLNPNVANLLCLALIAGPMGKCAQFPLHLWLDEAMEGPMPATILRNTVVVSTGAWLLVKLEPVLQLSPLTLQVMIVVGSVTAIGAGLIAIAQIDVKRSLSYSVSAYMGLIFIAVATGQTETALVLLFTYAIAMSLLVMVVGNIIWNNISQDLSQYGGLWSRRPVSGICYLVGAASLVALPPFGGFWALARMGDRLSEISGLLLLVLLLVNALTAFSVTREFCVFFGGKIKPMTLRSPEALWPLVIPMTVTMGFALHLPILLAQWHLLPSNLNLGVAFLLVLSTAAGVIPAAYIYLNENISKPIVFQPKALQDFFANDLYTAKLYKVTIVFVVGLISQIINWIDTFLVDGIVNLVGLATVFGGQSLKYNVSGQTQFYFLSIILGVALIGIIICWPLLAQISLVFS, via the coding sequence ATGTTCGAGTCCTTCAGCCAGACCATCTGGTTGGTACCTCTTTACGCCTTTGCGGGCGCACTTCTCGCCCTACCCTGGTCTCCCGGTATTATCCGGCAAACCGGCCCGCGACCGGCCGGTTATCTGAATTTGATCATGACCTGCTGGGCTTTTTTGCATAGCCTTTTTGCTTTGCTCGCCGTTTGGGGTCGTCCGCCGCAATCTATAGCATTTAATTGGCTAAATGCCGCAGATTTAAGCATATCTTTAGATGTGCAGATTTCGGCCGTTAATATCGGGGCGTTACTGCTAATTACCGGCTTAAACCTCGCCGCTCAGGTATATGCGATCGCCTATCTAGAAATGGATTGGGGTTGGGCAAGGTTTTATTCTCTCGTCGCCCTCTTTGAAGGGGGTATGTGCGCCCTCGTTATCTGTAATTCGCTATTTTTCAGCTATTGTGTGCTAGAAGTTCTCACCCTCGGCACTTATCTGCTAATTGGTTTCTGGTTCAATCAATCTCTGGTGGTAACGGGGGCGCGGGATGCTTTTCTAACCAAACGGATTGGCGATTTAATCCTGTTGATGGGAGTGGTGGCCCTTTTACCCCTGGCGGGAACCTGGAACTTTGACCAATTGGCAGAATGGGCGGCTACAGCCAATTTAAACCCCAATGTGGCTAATTTACTCTGTTTAGCCCTGATTGCCGGTCCGATGGGCAAATGCGCTCAATTTCCCCTGCATTTATGGCTAGATGAGGCCATGGAAGGACCGATGCCAGCGACAATTCTGCGGAATACCGTCGTCGTTTCCACTGGCGCTTGGTTATTGGTCAAATTAGAGCCGGTGCTACAATTATCGCCCTTAACCTTGCAAGTAATGATCGTTGTTGGCTCTGTTACTGCTATCGGTGCTGGTTTAATTGCGATCGCCCAGATCGATGTTAAGCGTTCCCTTTCCTATTCCGTCAGTGCCTACATGGGACTGATTTTTATCGCTGTGGCCACCGGACAAACGGAAACCGCTTTAGTGTTACTCTTTACCTACGCGATCGCTATGTCCCTGTTAGTCATGGTGGTGGGTAACATCATTTGGAATAATATCAGCCAAGATTTAAGCCAATACGGCGGTTTATGGTCCCGTCGTCCCGTTTCCGGTATTTGTTATCTCGTCGGTGCCGCTAGTTTAGTTGCACTGCCTCCCTTTGGTGGTTTTTGGGCATTAGCGCGCATGGGCGATCGCCTCTCGGAAATCAGTGGTTTACTGTTATTAGTGCTATTGTTGGTCAATGCTTTAACTGCCTTTAGTGTCACTAGAGAATTTTGCGTTTTCTTTGGCGGTAAAATCAAACCGATGACCCTGCGCTCTCCGGAAGCTCTTTGGCCCTTAGTTATCCCCATGACTGTGACCATGGGTTTCGCCCTTCATCTGCCGATTTTATTGGCGCAATGGCATTTATTACCAAGTAACTTAAATCTGGGAGTGGCTTTTCTCTTGGTACTTTCCACTGCTGCGGGCGTAATTCCGGCAGCCTATATTTATCTGAATGAAAATATCTCCAAACCGATCGTTTTTCAACCGAAAGCCCTTCAAGATTTCTTTGCCAACGACCTTTATACAGCCAAATTGTATAAAGTCACCATCGTTTTTGTCGTCGGATTAATCTCGCAAATTATTAACTGGATCGATACCTTTCTGGTGGATGGCATCGTTAATCTGGTGGGATTAGCCACGGTTTTTGGTGGTCAGAGTTTGAAATATAACGTCTCGGGCCAGACCCAATTTTACTTTCTGTCGATTATTTTGGGGGTGGCTTTGATTGGTATTATCATCTGCTGGCCCCTACTAGCACAAATTTCTCTAGTTTTCAGTTAA
- a CDS encoding Uma2 family endonuclease, with the protein MVSYLDIDDDLLFPDSDGQPMADNTEQYEWIVKIKENLEIIFADDPKVFIAGDLLWYPLRSTLVSPVAPDVMVAFGRPKGRRGSYRQWQEENIAPQVVFEILSPKNTKAEMSRKLEFYDTYNVEEYYLYNPMRCRLQGWQRQGENLREIIPINDWISPRLGMRFIWDKSSLELYRPDGEKFLTTVELESQMRQEKKRADQEKKRADKEQKRADKEQKRADKEKQRADRLAERLQALGLSLEEE; encoded by the coding sequence ATGGTTAGTTATCTTGATATTGACGACGATCTTCTTTTCCCGGATAGCGATGGTCAACCGATGGCAGATAATACCGAACAATATGAGTGGATTGTCAAAATTAAGGAGAATTTAGAGATTATCTTTGCCGATGACCCTAAGGTGTTTATTGCCGGAGATTTACTCTGGTATCCTCTGCGTTCTACTTTGGTTTCACCGGTTGCTCCCGATGTGATGGTAGCTTTTGGCCGTCCCAAAGGACGAAGGGGTTCCTATCGTCAATGGCAGGAAGAAAATATCGCTCCTCAAGTGGTTTTTGAAATTCTATCACCGAAGAATACAAAAGCAGAAATGAGTCGAAAATTAGAGTTTTATGACACATATAATGTAGAAGAATACTATTTATATAACCCGATGCGCTGTCGTTTACAAGGTTGGCAAAGACAGGGAGAAAATTTAAGAGAAATTATCCCCATCAATGACTGGATAAGTCCCCGTTTAGGTATGCGTTTTATCTGGGATAAATCTAGTTTAGAATTGTATCGTCCCGATGGAGAGAAATTTTTAACAACTGTTGAGTTAGAGTCTCAAATGCGTCAAGAAAAGAAACGTGCCGATCAAGAAAAGAAACGTGCTGATAAAGAACAGAAACGCGCTGATAAAGAACAGAAACGCGCTGATAAAGAAAAACAACGTGCAGACCGACTAGCGGAACGCTTACAGGCGTTAGGATTAAGTTTAGAAGAAGAATAA